One Elaeis guineensis isolate ETL-2024a chromosome 10, EG11, whole genome shotgun sequence genomic window carries:
- the LOC105052572 gene encoding uncharacterized protein — MAKKKATLTSRAWNLLRIALLWARKGGPLKRRLMADLRLVVSHLKSLGAGDHPYGELHHGERELSFDETPTFHFKIHRPRFPCVEPPITFDDNDGDGSISYKTGNPKSYFFQNEMKEEEVTDRDEDDDDDRLKRGVVHENEEEEEEEIDSKAEEFIAKFYEQMKLQRQVSLLQYNEMLNRGMSC; from the coding sequence ATGGCGAAGAAGAAGGCGACATTGACAAGCCGAGCATGGAACTTGCTTCGCATCGCCTTGTTATGGGCAAGGAAAGGTGGTCCCTTGAAGCGGCGGCTAATGGCCGATCTCCGCCTCGTCGTGAGTCATCTCAAGAGTCTTGGAGCTGGTGACCATCCCTATGGAGAGCTCCACCATGGCGAGCGAGAGCTGTCGTTCGATGAGACCCCCACCTTCCACTTCAAGATACACCGGCCTCGCTTCCCATGCGTTGAGCCACCCATCACATTTGATGACAATGATGGTGATGGTAGCATCTCCTATAAGACGGGCAACCCAAAGAGCTACTTCTTTCAGAATGAAATGAAAGAAGAGGAAGTAACCGATCGTGATGAAGATGACGACGATGATAGATTGAAACGTGGGGTTGTccatgagaatgaagaagaagaagaagaggagattgACTCGAAGGCCGAGGAGTTCATAGCGAAGTTCTACGAGCAGATGAAGCTGCAACGCCAAGTGTCGCTGCTGCAGTATAATGAGATGCTCAACAGAGGCATGAGTTGTTGA
- the LOC105052573 gene encoding uncharacterized protein isoform X2 codes for MERGAGGRKMKYVLVTGGVVSGLGKGVTASSIGVVLKACGLRVTSIKIDPYLNTDAGTMSPFEHGEVFVLDDGGEVDLDLGNYERFLDITLTRDNNITTGKIYRSVIDKERKGDYLGKTVQVVPHITDAIKNWIERVSSIPVDGKKGPADVCVIELGGTVGDIESMPFIEALRQLSFSVGKENFCLIHVSLVPVLGVVGEQKTKPTQHSVRELRALGLTPDLLACRSAQPLRESTKEKLSQFCHVPVANILNIHDVPNIWHIPLLLRSQNAHEAILKQLDCLSIATPPDLKGWTIMAEAYDNLTNSVKIAMVGKYTGLTDSYLSVVKALLHACVSCSLKPSIQWIAASDLEDDSAKTTPEAHAVAWEALKSSSCILVPGGFGDRGVPGMILAAKYARENKVPYLGICLGMQISVIEISRHVLGLGKANSEEFDPETPHCVVIFMPEGSRTHMGSTMRLGSRRTFFKNPNCITSKLYKNSAYVDERHRHRYEVNPDFVGDLESAGLKFVGSDESGTRMEIVELQDHPYYIGVQFHPEFKSRPGKPSALFFGLILAATGQLQSYLNRISDSSTEAPR; via the exons ATGGAGCGGGGAGCGGGAGGGCGGAAGATGAAGTACGTCCTGGTGACCGGCGGCGTGGTCAGCGGCCTCGGGAAGGGCGTCACGGCCAGCAGCATCGGCGTCGTCCTCAAGGCCTGCGGCCTCCGCGTCACGTCCATCAAAATCG ATCCATACTTGAACACCGATGCAGGGACCATGTCTCCATTTGAACATGGGGAAGTTTTTGTTCTTGATGATGGTGGCGAG GTTGATTTGGATTTGGGAAACTATGAACGCTTTTTGGACATCACCCTTACTAGAGACAATAATATAACTACAGGGAAGATATATCGG TCTGTCATTGACAAGGAAAGGAAGGGTGATTATCTTGGAAAGACTGTCCAG GTTGTCCCTCACATCACAGATGCCATAAAGAACTGGATTGAGAGAGTATCATCTATTCCGGTTGATGGAAAAAAGGGCCCAGCTGATGTGTGTGTAATAGAGTTGGGTGGGACTGTGG GTGATATCGAATCTATGCCTTTCATTGAAGCCTTGCGCCAGCTGTCATTTTCTGTTG GTAAAGAGAACTTCTGCCTTATTCATGTGAGCCTTGTACCAGTGTTGGGTGTAGTTGGTGAGCAA AAAACAAAGCCAACACAACACAGCGTCCGTGAATTAAGGGCATTAGGTTTGACCCCGGATTTATTAGCATGCCGCTCGGCTCAG cCTTTACGGGAAAGTACGAAAGAGAAACTTTCACAATTTTGTCATGTCCCG GTTGCTAATATTCTTAACATCCACGATGTTCCAAACATTTGGCATATTCCACTGTTACTTCGG AGCCAAAATGCACACGAAGCTATATTAAAGCAGTTGGATTGTCTCAG TATTGCTACTCCTCCAGATTTGAAAGGATGGACAATAATGGCAGAGGCATATGATAACCTCACAAATTCT GTTAAAATAGCTATGGTTGGAAAGTATACTGGCCTGACAGACTCTTATTTATCTGTAGTGAAG GCCCTTCTTCATGCTTGTGTTTCTTGCTCACTGAAGCCATCAATACAATGGATTGCAGCATCTGACCTCGAAGATGATAGTGCAAAAACA ACACCGGAGGCACATGCTGTAGCATGGGAAGCTCTGAAG AGTTCTTCATGCATTTTGGTACCTGGTGGATTTGGTGACCGTGGAGTGCCAGGAATGATATTGGCTGCAAAATATGCTAGAGAGAACAAAGTTCCATATCTGGGCATTTGCTTGGGGATGCAGATTTCCGTGATTGAAATTTCTCGACAT GTTTTGGGTTTGGGAAAAGCAAACAGTGAAGAATTTGATCCTGAAACACCACATTGTGTTGTAATATTCATGCCTGAG GGTTCAAGAACACACATGGGAAGTACAATGAGATTGGGGTCGCGGAGAACATTCTTCAAGAATCCCAACTGTATTACCTCAAAGCT ATACAAAAATTCTGCTTATGTGGATGAACGTCACCGTCACAGATACGAG GTGAACCCTGATTTTGTTGGAGACCTGGAAAGTGCAGGCCTAAAGTTTGTAGGAAGTGATGAAAGTGGAACCAGAATGGAG ATTGTAGAACTACAGGATCATCCCTACTACATTGGTGTGCAGTTTCATCCAGAATTCAAATCAAGGCCTGGAAAACCTTCAGCTTTGTTTTTTG GTCTTATATTGGCGGCAACCGGACAACTGCAGTCATATCTGAACAGGATTTCTGATTCGAGCACAGAAGCCCCTCGCTGA
- the LOC105052573 gene encoding uncharacterized protein isoform X1 translates to MERGAGGRKMKYVLVTGGVVSGLGKGVTASSIGVVLKACGLRVTSIKIDPYLNTDAGTMSPFEHGEVFVLDDGGEVDLDLGNYERFLDITLTRDNNITTGKIYRSVIDKERKGDYLGKTVQVVPHITDAIKNWIERVSSIPVDGKKGPADVCVIELGGTVGDIESMPFIEALRQLSFSVGKENFCLIHVSLVPVLGVVGEQKTKPTQHSVRELRALGLTPDLLACRSAQPLRESTKEKLSQFCHVPVANILNIHDVPNIWHIPLLLRSQNAHEAILKQLDCLSIATPPDLKGWTIMAEAYDNLTNSVSVINNPSCYVPIFVFSSPTTDEGTIFLQVKIAMVGKYTGLTDSYLSVVKALLHACVSCSLKPSIQWIAASDLEDDSAKTTPEAHAVAWEALKSSSCILVPGGFGDRGVPGMILAAKYARENKVPYLGICLGMQISVIEISRHVLGLGKANSEEFDPETPHCVVIFMPEGSRTHMGSTMRLGSRRTFFKNPNCITSKLYKNSAYVDERHRHRYEVNPDFVGDLESAGLKFVGSDESGTRMEIVELQDHPYYIGVQFHPEFKSRPGKPSALFFGLILAATGQLQSYLNRISDSSTEAPR, encoded by the exons ATGGAGCGGGGAGCGGGAGGGCGGAAGATGAAGTACGTCCTGGTGACCGGCGGCGTGGTCAGCGGCCTCGGGAAGGGCGTCACGGCCAGCAGCATCGGCGTCGTCCTCAAGGCCTGCGGCCTCCGCGTCACGTCCATCAAAATCG ATCCATACTTGAACACCGATGCAGGGACCATGTCTCCATTTGAACATGGGGAAGTTTTTGTTCTTGATGATGGTGGCGAG GTTGATTTGGATTTGGGAAACTATGAACGCTTTTTGGACATCACCCTTACTAGAGACAATAATATAACTACAGGGAAGATATATCGG TCTGTCATTGACAAGGAAAGGAAGGGTGATTATCTTGGAAAGACTGTCCAG GTTGTCCCTCACATCACAGATGCCATAAAGAACTGGATTGAGAGAGTATCATCTATTCCGGTTGATGGAAAAAAGGGCCCAGCTGATGTGTGTGTAATAGAGTTGGGTGGGACTGTGG GTGATATCGAATCTATGCCTTTCATTGAAGCCTTGCGCCAGCTGTCATTTTCTGTTG GTAAAGAGAACTTCTGCCTTATTCATGTGAGCCTTGTACCAGTGTTGGGTGTAGTTGGTGAGCAA AAAACAAAGCCAACACAACACAGCGTCCGTGAATTAAGGGCATTAGGTTTGACCCCGGATTTATTAGCATGCCGCTCGGCTCAG cCTTTACGGGAAAGTACGAAAGAGAAACTTTCACAATTTTGTCATGTCCCG GTTGCTAATATTCTTAACATCCACGATGTTCCAAACATTTGGCATATTCCACTGTTACTTCGG AGCCAAAATGCACACGAAGCTATATTAAAGCAGTTGGATTGTCTCAG TATTGCTACTCCTCCAGATTTGAAAGGATGGACAATAATGGCAGAGGCATATGATAACCTCACAAATTCTGTCAGTGTTATCAACAATCCATCATGCTATGTGCCGATATTTGTCTTTTCTAGTCCTACGACTGATGAAGGCACCATTTTCCTGCAGGTTAAAATAGCTATGGTTGGAAAGTATACTGGCCTGACAGACTCTTATTTATCTGTAGTGAAG GCCCTTCTTCATGCTTGTGTTTCTTGCTCACTGAAGCCATCAATACAATGGATTGCAGCATCTGACCTCGAAGATGATAGTGCAAAAACA ACACCGGAGGCACATGCTGTAGCATGGGAAGCTCTGAAG AGTTCTTCATGCATTTTGGTACCTGGTGGATTTGGTGACCGTGGAGTGCCAGGAATGATATTGGCTGCAAAATATGCTAGAGAGAACAAAGTTCCATATCTGGGCATTTGCTTGGGGATGCAGATTTCCGTGATTGAAATTTCTCGACAT GTTTTGGGTTTGGGAAAAGCAAACAGTGAAGAATTTGATCCTGAAACACCACATTGTGTTGTAATATTCATGCCTGAG GGTTCAAGAACACACATGGGAAGTACAATGAGATTGGGGTCGCGGAGAACATTCTTCAAGAATCCCAACTGTATTACCTCAAAGCT ATACAAAAATTCTGCTTATGTGGATGAACGTCACCGTCACAGATACGAG GTGAACCCTGATTTTGTTGGAGACCTGGAAAGTGCAGGCCTAAAGTTTGTAGGAAGTGATGAAAGTGGAACCAGAATGGAG ATTGTAGAACTACAGGATCATCCCTACTACATTGGTGTGCAGTTTCATCCAGAATTCAAATCAAGGCCTGGAAAACCTTCAGCTTTGTTTTTTG GTCTTATATTGGCGGCAACCGGACAACTGCAGTCATATCTGAACAGGATTTCTGATTCGAGCACAGAAGCCCCTCGCTGA